One part of the Geothrix edaphica genome encodes these proteins:
- a CDS encoding S1C family serine protease has translation MRRSVLILGLLSAGLLAGWCGHALTPSLAKPRSVETRGPLYEWERIQAQRFKETAPSVVYITTTEERARDFFGLDVVEVPAGSGTGFIWDAQGHVVTNFHVIQGATHAFITLADGSRHEAAYVGGAPDKDLAVLVLTRTPPKLRPIPLGTSADLQVGQAVLAIGNPFGLDQTLTTGVVSALGREIQSVTRRRISGVIQTDAAINPGNSGGPLLDSAGRLVGVNTAIQSPSGASAGIGFAVPVDTVNRVVPQLIARGKLERADLGFEPVAPRLVERAFGPQKGVMVGKVYRGGPAARAGLQGVGSEGRRVFPGDLIQAVNGRAIEDWDSLLDAIEALPLGGSAQLDIQRQGRTMRVPIRLEAMRE, from the coding sequence ATGCGACGGAGCGTCCTCATCCTCGGCCTGTTATCCGCGGGCCTGCTGGCCGGGTGGTGCGGCCATGCCCTCACTCCCAGCCTGGCGAAACCTCGTTCCGTGGAGACCCGGGGACCCCTCTACGAATGGGAGCGGATCCAGGCTCAGCGATTCAAGGAGACGGCACCCAGCGTGGTCTACATCACCACCACCGAGGAGCGCGCCCGGGACTTCTTCGGGCTGGATGTGGTGGAGGTCCCGGCGGGTTCCGGCACCGGCTTCATCTGGGACGCCCAGGGCCACGTGGTGACGAACTTCCATGTGATCCAGGGCGCCACCCACGCCTTCATCACCCTGGCGGATGGCAGCCGCCATGAGGCCGCCTATGTGGGTGGGGCCCCGGACAAGGACCTGGCCGTGCTCGTGCTGACGAGGACCCCGCCCAAGCTGCGGCCCATCCCCCTTGGCACCAGCGCCGACCTGCAGGTGGGCCAGGCCGTGCTGGCCATCGGCAACCCCTTCGGTCTGGACCAGACGCTGACCACCGGCGTGGTGTCCGCCCTGGGCCGGGAGATCCAGAGCGTCACCCGGCGGCGCATCAGCGGCGTCATCCAGACCGACGCCGCCATCAACCCCGGCAACAGCGGCGGGCCATTGCTGGACAGCGCCGGACGGCTCGTGGGCGTGAACACGGCCATCCAGAGCCCCAGCGGGGCCAGTGCGGGCATCGGGTTCGCCGTGCCCGTGGACACCGTGAACCGCGTGGTGCCCCAGCTCATCGCCCGGGGAAAGCTGGAGCGGGCGGACCTGGGCTTCGAGCCCGTGGCGCCGCGGCTGGTGGAGCGGGCCTTCGGCCCCCAGAAGGGCGTGATGGTGGGGAAGGTCTACCGCGGCGGTCCCGCCGCCCGGGCGGGCCTCCAGGGCGTGGGTTCCGAGGGCCGCCGGGTGTTCCCAGGCGACCTCATCCAGGCCGTGAATGGCCGCGCCATCGAGGACTGGGACTCCCTGCTGGACGCCATCGAGGCCCTGCCCCTGGGTGGCAGCGCCCAGCTGGATATCCAGCGCCAAGGCCGGACGATGCGGGTGCCCATTCGGCTGGAGGCGATGCGGGAATAG
- the sufB gene encoding Fe-S cluster assembly protein SufB, which translates to MSTTLNAVTSQEYKYGFVTDIEADSVAPGLNEDVIRFISAKKGEPEWLLAFRLKAYRHWLTMVEPEWAKVEYPKPDFQKIVYYSAPKPRKPQYASMDEVDPELRRTFEKLGVPIHEQEALAGVAVDVVFDSVSVTTTYREKLAAVGIIFCSFSEAVKSHPDLVKQYLGSVVPSSDNFYAALNSAVFTDGSFVFIPRGVACPMDLSTYFRINNKESGQFERTLIVAEEGASVSYLEGCTAPQFDTNQLHAAVVELVALDRASIKYSTVQNWYAGDKDGVGGIFNFVTKRGLCKGKGSHISWTQVETGSAITWKYPSCILLGDDSIGEFYSVALTNHKQQADTGTKMIHIGRNTKSTIISKGISAGDSSNSYRGLVKVQPKAEGARNFSQCDSMLIGQSCSASTFPYIEVQNRSARVEHEATTSKIGEEQLLYFQQRGIPAEEAISMIINGFCKDVFRELPMEFAVEATKLLSLKLEGSVG; encoded by the coding sequence ATGAGCACCACCTTGAATGCGGTCACCAGCCAGGAATACAAGTACGGCTTCGTGACCGACATCGAGGCGGACAGCGTCGCGCCCGGACTCAACGAGGACGTCATCCGGTTCATCTCGGCCAAGAAGGGGGAACCCGAGTGGCTGCTGGCGTTCCGCCTCAAGGCCTACCGCCACTGGCTGACCATGGTCGAGCCCGAGTGGGCCAAGGTGGAGTACCCGAAACCCGACTTCCAGAAGATCGTCTACTACAGCGCCCCCAAGCCCAGGAAGCCCCAGTACGCCTCCATGGATGAGGTGGATCCCGAGCTGCGGCGCACCTTCGAGAAGCTGGGCGTGCCCATCCACGAGCAGGAGGCCCTGGCGGGCGTGGCCGTGGACGTGGTCTTCGACTCCGTGAGCGTGACGACGACCTACCGGGAGAAGCTGGCCGCCGTCGGCATCATCTTCTGCAGCTTCAGCGAGGCCGTGAAGTCCCACCCGGACCTGGTGAAGCAGTACCTGGGCAGCGTGGTGCCCTCCTCCGACAACTTCTACGCGGCCCTCAACAGCGCGGTGTTCACGGACGGCAGCTTCGTGTTCATCCCCAGGGGCGTGGCCTGCCCCATGGACCTGAGCACCTACTTCCGCATCAACAACAAGGAGTCGGGCCAGTTCGAGCGCACCCTCATCGTGGCCGAGGAAGGCGCCAGCGTGAGCTACCTGGAGGGCTGCACCGCACCCCAGTTCGACACCAACCAGCTGCACGCGGCCGTGGTGGAGCTGGTGGCCCTGGACCGGGCCTCCATCAAGTACAGCACGGTGCAGAACTGGTACGCCGGCGACAAGGACGGCGTGGGCGGCATCTTCAACTTCGTGACCAAGCGCGGCCTCTGCAAGGGCAAGGGCTCGCACATCAGCTGGACCCAGGTGGAGACCGGCAGCGCCATCACCTGGAAGTACCCCAGCTGCATCCTGCTGGGCGACGACAGCATCGGCGAGTTCTACAGCGTGGCCCTCACCAACCACAAGCAGCAGGCCGACACCGGCACGAAGATGATCCACATCGGCCGCAACACGAAGAGCACCATCATCAGCAAGGGCATCAGCGCCGGCGACAGCTCCAACAGCTACCGCGGCCTGGTGAAGGTGCAGCCCAAGGCCGAGGGCGCCCGCAACTTCAGCCAGTGCGATTCCATGCTCATCGGGCAGTCCTGCAGCGCCAGCACCTTCCCCTACATCGAGGTGCAGAACCGCAGCGCGCGGGTGGAGCACGAGGCCACCACCAGCAAGATCGGCGAAGAGCAGCTGCTCTACTTCCAGCAGCGCGGCATCCCCGCCGAGGAAGCCATCAGCATGATCATCAACGGCTTCTGCAAGGACGTCTTCCGCGAGCTCCCCATGGAGTTCGCCGTCGAAGCCACCAAGCTGCTGTCGCTCAAGCTCGAAGGAAGTGTCGGATGA
- a CDS encoding tetratricopeptide repeat protein, which yields MSDEQERQDKRQEAMEWVGKAYQLHMKGEVAKAIGLYTKSIEICPTAEAYTFRGWARSFEKDYASAIEDCHRAIDLDPEFGNPYNDIGAYYVEQGEPDEAIPWLRMALKAQRYESYCYPHFNLGRVYEAKGQLDKALEHFRKSLDENPRYALAAKAVERIKDKLAPRDPEKIG from the coding sequence ATGAGTGACGAGCAGGAACGCCAGGACAAGCGGCAGGAGGCCATGGAGTGGGTGGGGAAGGCCTACCAGCTCCACATGAAGGGCGAGGTGGCCAAGGCCATCGGCCTCTACACCAAGTCCATCGAGATCTGCCCCACGGCCGAGGCCTACACCTTCCGTGGCTGGGCCCGCTCCTTCGAGAAGGACTACGCCTCGGCCATCGAGGACTGCCACCGGGCCATCGACCTGGATCCCGAGTTCGGGAATCCCTACAACGACATCGGCGCCTACTACGTGGAGCAGGGCGAGCCCGACGAGGCCATCCCCTGGCTGCGCATGGCCCTCAAGGCCCAGCGCTACGAAAGCTACTGCTATCCCCATTTCAACCTGGGCCGCGTGTACGAGGCCAAGGGCCAGCTGGACAAGGCGCTCGAGCACTTCCGGAAGTCCCTGGACGAGAACCCCCGCTACGCCCTCGCCGCCAAGGCCGTGGAGCGAATCAAGGACAAGCTGGCGCCCAGGGATCCGGAGAAGATCGGCTGA
- a CDS encoding FG-GAP repeat domain-containing protein → MRPRTSLLLGSLGLLALLGCSGSDYHDGPISGYLVNAIAVADIDGNGQPDILGLVSTDFGGVATQGYVSTRLQGPAGAFAMPTRFGVGTEPANLVVADVNGDGRPDLVVANAQDQTVSVRLADPARPGFFQPAIVLATPGRTPLDVAVGDVNGDGKADIVVAASGANNVMVFLQGATAGTFPAPFTFPVGGDPQAVTVADLDGDGTLDIAVATTANTVSVLRQIQFSPTLVAQSAVDYPTGVQPVAIKAADLNGDGKLDLLTANYGATLSPGTQGLSVLIQGATAGTFLPPVHYTTGYRSAALAVGDLNGDGKVDVVVANSGLPGDPGSVTVFLQDPATAGALLTPTTYRGVWGPMGVAIGDMDGDGRPDLVLADGDIVVRFNQASSPGTFGPPQFFYN, encoded by the coding sequence ATGCGCCCACGCACCTCTCTCCTCCTCGGATCTCTCGGCCTCCTGGCCCTGCTGGGCTGCTCGGGATCGGACTACCACGACGGCCCCATCTCCGGCTATCTGGTGAACGCCATCGCCGTGGCGGACATCGACGGCAACGGCCAGCCCGACATCCTGGGCCTGGTCTCCACGGACTTCGGTGGCGTGGCCACCCAGGGCTATGTCTCCACGCGCCTCCAGGGGCCTGCGGGCGCCTTCGCCATGCCCACCCGCTTCGGCGTGGGCACCGAACCCGCCAACCTGGTGGTGGCGGACGTGAACGGAGATGGCCGGCCTGACCTTGTGGTGGCCAATGCCCAGGACCAGACCGTGAGCGTGCGGCTGGCCGATCCGGCCCGGCCGGGCTTCTTCCAGCCCGCCATCGTGCTCGCCACCCCTGGCCGCACCCCGCTGGACGTGGCCGTGGGTGACGTGAACGGCGACGGGAAGGCGGACATCGTGGTGGCCGCCAGCGGCGCCAACAACGTCATGGTCTTCCTCCAGGGAGCCACCGCGGGAACCTTCCCGGCCCCCTTCACGTTCCCCGTAGGCGGCGATCCCCAGGCCGTGACGGTGGCGGATCTGGACGGGGACGGCACGCTGGACATCGCCGTGGCCACGACCGCGAACACCGTCTCCGTCCTGCGCCAGATCCAGTTCTCCCCGACCCTCGTCGCCCAGAGCGCCGTGGACTACCCCACCGGCGTCCAGCCCGTGGCCATCAAGGCTGCGGATCTCAACGGGGACGGCAAGCTGGACCTGCTCACCGCCAACTACGGCGCCACCCTCAGCCCCGGCACCCAGGGCCTGAGCGTGCTGATCCAGGGCGCCACCGCGGGCACTTTCCTGCCGCCGGTCCACTACACCACCGGCTATCGCTCTGCCGCCCTGGCCGTGGGGGATCTGAACGGGGATGGCAAGGTAGATGTGGTCGTGGCGAATTCGGGCCTGCCCGGCGACCCGGGCAGCGTGACCGTGTTCCTCCAGGATCCCGCCACGGCCGGCGCCCTGCTGACGCCCACGACCTACCGGGGCGTCTGGGGGCCCATGGGCGTGGCCATCGGCGACATGGACGGGGACGGCCGCCCGGACCTGGTGCTGGCGGACGGCGACATCGTGGTGCGCTTCAATCAAGCCAGCAGCCCCGGGACCTTCGGCCCCCCCCAGTTCTTCTACAACTGA
- the sufC gene encoding Fe-S cluster assembly ATPase SufC, translated as MLSIKNLTASINGTPVLKGIDLELKAGEIHAIMGPNGSGKSTLGKVLVGHPAYEVTGGEVLYEGRNLFELEPDARARAGIFMGFQHPIEVPGVSNAAFLRLAYNKKAEAEGRDELDPLEFDDFIHEKIKLVAMKEEFLDRSLNEGFSGGEKKRNEILQMAVLEPKLAILDELDSGLDIDALRVLGDAVNRLQRPDRALLIITHFPRILETIQPQFVHVLSGGRILKSAGKELATELEDRGYDWVLEEAAAGGTR; from the coding sequence ATGCTTTCCATCAAGAACCTCACCGCCTCGATCAACGGCACGCCGGTGCTGAAGGGGATCGATCTGGAGCTCAAGGCGGGGGAGATCCACGCCATCATGGGCCCCAACGGCTCGGGCAAGTCCACGCTGGGCAAGGTGCTGGTGGGCCACCCGGCCTACGAAGTCACAGGCGGCGAAGTGCTCTACGAAGGCAGGAACCTCTTCGAGCTGGAACCCGATGCCCGGGCCCGGGCCGGGATCTTCATGGGCTTCCAGCACCCCATCGAGGTGCCGGGCGTGAGCAACGCCGCGTTCCTGCGGCTGGCCTACAACAAGAAGGCCGAGGCCGAGGGCCGCGACGAGCTGGATCCGCTGGAGTTCGACGACTTCATCCACGAGAAGATCAAGCTCGTGGCCATGAAGGAGGAGTTCCTGGACCGCAGCCTCAACGAGGGCTTCAGTGGCGGCGAGAAGAAGCGCAACGAGATCCTCCAGATGGCCGTGCTGGAACCCAAGCTGGCCATCCTGGATGAGCTGGACAGCGGCCTGGACATCGACGCCCTGCGCGTCCTGGGCGACGCCGTGAACAGGCTCCAGCGCCCCGATCGCGCCCTGCTGATCATCACCCACTTCCCCCGCATCCTGGAGACCATCCAGCCCCAGTTCGTGCATGTGCTCTCCGGCGGCCGCATCCTCAAGAGCGCCGGCAAGGAACTGGCCACGGAGCTCGAGGACCGCGGCTACGACTGGGTGCTGGAGGAAGCCGCCGCCGGGGGCACCCGATGA
- a CDS encoding Hsp20/alpha crystallin family protein: MTILRTRNPQTLPATAASLEPFRLMRDFMRWDPLRDYDLATPAAAFMPSFDVKETPDAYQFKADLPGILEADLEISLEGTRLTVAGKREEEALKDGERVHLAERSHGQFSRTFTLPEDVEGEKVVAELRNGVLTLMVPKRPEVRPRKINVSLG, from the coding sequence ATGACCATCCTTCGCACCCGCAACCCCCAGACCCTGCCGGCCACGGCCGCCAGCCTGGAGCCCTTCCGCCTCATGCGCGACTTCATGCGCTGGGATCCGCTCCGGGACTACGATCTGGCCACCCCGGCGGCCGCCTTCATGCCCAGCTTCGACGTGAAGGAAACCCCGGATGCCTACCAGTTCAAGGCCGACCTGCCCGGCATCCTCGAGGCTGACCTGGAGATCAGCCTGGAAGGCACCCGCCTCACCGTCGCCGGCAAGCGCGAGGAGGAGGCCCTGAAGGACGGCGAGCGCGTCCACCTCGCGGAGCGCAGCCATGGCCAGTTCAGCCGCACCTTCACGCTCCCGGAGGATGTGGAGGGCGAGAAGGTGGTGGCCGAGCTCCGCAACGGCGTGCTCACCCTCATGGTGCCCAAGCGCCCCGAGGTGCGGCCTCGCAAGATCAACGTCAGCCTCGGATAA
- a CDS encoding MqnA/MqnD/SBP family protein: MKFTIAHSPDSDDAYMMAPLALGWLDPEEFEITFVRKDIETLNAEATESRYDVTAISFGAYPELLGRYDLLTAGSSIQEGTGPLVVSGKPLEPAGLKGLTIAIPGRRTSAYLAMRIWCKSLGFEPKVELLPFDQILPAVAEGRFQAGLLIHESQLMYHDAGLRLVVDLGAWWKHAYDLPLPMGGNAIRRDLPREVKLRFAVLMRKSVEMARARHWESVDYSQSFGRGMDREMIGRYVNAWVNDFTVDPGPRGREAVEKLLGLEPVWIQG; the protein is encoded by the coding sequence ATGAAGTTCACCATCGCCCACAGCCCCGATTCCGATGACGCCTACATGATGGCCCCCCTGGCCCTCGGGTGGCTGGACCCGGAGGAGTTCGAGATCACCTTCGTCCGCAAGGACATCGAGACCTTGAACGCCGAGGCCACCGAAAGCCGCTACGACGTCACCGCCATCAGCTTCGGCGCCTACCCGGAGCTGCTGGGCCGCTACGACCTGCTCACCGCCGGCTCCAGCATCCAGGAGGGCACCGGCCCCTTGGTTGTGAGCGGCAAGCCCCTGGAACCGGCAGGGCTGAAGGGGCTCACCATCGCCATTCCTGGCCGGCGCACCAGCGCCTACCTGGCCATGCGGATCTGGTGCAAGTCCCTGGGCTTCGAGCCCAAGGTCGAGCTGCTGCCCTTCGACCAGATCCTGCCCGCCGTGGCCGAGGGCCGCTTCCAGGCGGGCCTGCTCATCCACGAAAGCCAGCTCATGTACCACGACGCGGGCCTGCGCCTGGTGGTGGACCTGGGCGCCTGGTGGAAGCACGCCTACGATCTGCCCCTGCCCATGGGTGGCAACGCCATCCGCCGGGACCTGCCCAGGGAGGTGAAGCTGCGCTTCGCCGTCCTCATGCGCAAGAGCGTGGAGATGGCCCGCGCCCGGCACTGGGAGAGCGTGGACTACAGCCAGTCCTTCGGCCGCGGCATGGACCGCGAGATGATCGGGCGCTACGTGAACGCCTGGGTGAACGACTTCACCGTGGATCCCGGGCCCCGTGGCCGCGAGGCCGTGGAGAAGCTGCTGGGGCTCGAGCCTGTGTGGATCCAGGGATAG
- a CDS encoding sensor domain-containing diguanylate cyclase, producing the protein MKAPEIPQDEDRRLQTLRALDVLDTPAEERFDRLTRMAKRIFRVPIALVSLIDENRQWFKSCDGLGAAETPRDISFCGHAILGDDIFVIPDAAGDSRFADNPLVLGAPHIRFYAGCPLRAFNGQKLGTLCIIDQQPRSFDPDDAQTLRDLAAMVEAELAAFQLATLDELTRILNRRGFMLLAQHSLNTCARQGEPAALAFIDLDKFKPINDAFGHAEGDFALTVCADLLKRSFRNSDLFARLGGDEFVVLLTHTSRESAEGVMAKFAQAVEAHNREVDRGYDIAFSCGIVSFDPARHTSIEALLAEGDALMYEVKLAKSTGGS; encoded by the coding sequence GTGAAGGCGCCTGAGATCCCCCAGGATGAAGACCGCCGACTGCAGACCCTCCGGGCCCTGGATGTCCTGGACACCCCCGCCGAGGAGCGCTTCGACCGGCTGACCCGCATGGCGAAGCGGATCTTCCGGGTTCCCATCGCCCTGGTGAGCCTCATCGATGAGAACCGCCAGTGGTTCAAGTCCTGCGACGGCCTCGGCGCCGCCGAAACACCCCGCGACATCTCGTTCTGCGGCCACGCGATCCTCGGGGACGACATCTTCGTCATTCCCGACGCTGCCGGGGACAGCCGCTTTGCCGACAATCCCCTGGTGCTGGGAGCTCCCCACATCCGCTTCTACGCGGGCTGCCCCCTCCGCGCCTTCAATGGCCAGAAGCTGGGGACGCTCTGCATCATCGATCAACAGCCGAGGAGCTTCGACCCGGATGACGCGCAGACGCTGAGGGACCTCGCGGCGATGGTGGAGGCCGAGCTGGCGGCCTTCCAGCTGGCGACCCTGGACGAGCTCACCAGGATCCTGAACCGGCGGGGGTTCATGCTGCTCGCCCAGCACAGCCTCAACACCTGCGCCCGCCAGGGCGAGCCGGCGGCCCTGGCCTTCATCGATCTGGACAAGTTCAAACCGATCAACGATGCCTTCGGGCACGCGGAGGGCGACTTCGCCCTGACCGTCTGCGCGGACCTGCTGAAGCGGTCCTTCAGGAATTCAGACCTCTTCGCGCGGCTGGGAGGCGATGAGTTCGTCGTGCTGCTCACCCACACCTCCCGGGAGTCCGCCGAGGGCGTGATGGCGAAGTTCGCACAGGCCGTCGAAGCCCACAACCGCGAGGTGGACCGCGGCTACGACATCGCCTTCTCCTGCGGCATCGTGAGCTTCGACCCGGCCAGGCACACCTCCATCGAGGCGCTGCTGGCGGAAGGGGACGCGCTCATGTACGAGGTCAAGCTCGCCAAAAGCACCGGCGGCTCCTGA
- a CDS encoding AtaL-like protein yields MPRHTVHSRVDASPETVWAVLLDKMVHPQRYIEDALDAEILERGTSGVVRRLVLPGGVAFRERITADSRRGTVTFTLLDHPVYEGTVVNRLQVSPEGEVELTFELDWTIRTDCVDDRDPQEPLALIRSSVMHTKRIAEALENGR; encoded by the coding sequence ATGCCCAGGCACACGGTCCACAGCCGCGTCGACGCCTCACCTGAAACGGTGTGGGCCGTGTTGCTGGACAAGATGGTGCATCCCCAGCGCTACATCGAGGACGCGCTGGATGCCGAGATCCTGGAGCGGGGCACCTCAGGGGTGGTGCGGCGGCTGGTGCTGCCCGGGGGCGTGGCTTTCCGGGAGCGCATCACCGCGGATTCCCGCAGGGGGACCGTCACCTTCACCTTGCTGGATCACCCGGTCTACGAAGGGACGGTGGTGAACCGGCTCCAGGTCTCGCCGGAGGGCGAGGTGGAACTGACCTTTGAACTCGATTGGACGATCCGTACGGATTGTGTGGATGATCGGGATCCCCAGGAGCCCTTGGCCCTCATCCGCAGCTCGGTGATGCACACCAAGCGGATCGCCGAGGCGCTCGAGAACGGCCGCTGA
- a CDS encoding tetratricopeptide repeat protein has translation MANDLPGSYCQNCLSWNPGDRETCVKCGTRLLILAGDQTWEDEPDEPEGGEDLEEHLLERITGLEETLRRVETYLETVSDQLGKLERSEVMLRNGLMALVQEMEQKRQLDAHAFSERWEQLVEENLHLISARELFTRYRARILPIARPKSMSQLKRALLETTALLEAADLPGAAQRLGQALPLDPKNYELIFTAASLHEAAQNFEEAEGLVRKAVSLSPRHFEAWMLLAKLLQELPDQADQAIEALHQASDLRPEDPEPRMLLAELLLDEEDLQGALEAAQEAVARRKDGETLVLLGQVHLARGESALAVPILKEASAYLPGDLHVRESLAEAYLQQGDRSKAFAILQELLMQNPGDPHLLLMVDAEDHQQLREARDGKTGTQTLLDEVETLLDEEQLEPATLLLKRVRRKGKSQRSEWLDLRLAFLRNPEKTLKAALDFACSDRHPRLCFLALRLALEHLMAQKREAEIARILDAFLTRHPKSTGAWEAALMRQAYRLMNGQITDQDLVEVRRLHAHPLPGMEPRARTLLGQYLLALKRHQEVLDLLDPLLEKEPTLINHFQLGAALAGLGEREEARALLKAGLDAEPGDLNDSQAKGVKNQIRGLLKELDGATEA, from the coding sequence ATGGCCAACGATCTGCCTGGTTCCTACTGTCAGAACTGCCTTTCCTGGAACCCCGGGGACCGGGAGACGTGCGTGAAATGCGGCACGCGTCTCCTCATCCTGGCCGGGGACCAGACCTGGGAGGACGAGCCGGACGAGCCGGAAGGCGGCGAGGACCTGGAAGAGCACCTCCTGGAGCGCATCACCGGGCTGGAGGAGACCCTGCGCCGGGTGGAGACCTACCTGGAGACCGTCTCCGACCAGCTGGGCAAGCTGGAGCGCAGCGAGGTGATGCTCCGCAACGGCCTCATGGCCCTGGTGCAGGAGATGGAGCAGAAGCGCCAGCTGGACGCCCATGCCTTCTCCGAGCGCTGGGAGCAGCTGGTGGAGGAGAACCTGCACCTCATCAGCGCCCGCGAGCTGTTCACCCGCTATCGCGCCCGCATCCTGCCCATCGCCCGGCCCAAGTCCATGTCCCAGCTCAAGCGCGCCCTGCTGGAGACCACCGCCCTGCTGGAGGCCGCCGACCTGCCGGGCGCCGCCCAGCGCCTGGGCCAGGCCCTGCCCCTGGACCCCAAGAACTACGAGCTGATCTTCACCGCCGCCTCCCTGCATGAGGCCGCCCAGAACTTCGAGGAGGCCGAGGGCCTGGTCCGCAAGGCCGTGAGCCTGAGTCCCCGCCACTTCGAGGCCTGGATGCTGCTCGCCAAGCTGCTCCAGGAGCTGCCCGACCAGGCGGATCAGGCCATCGAGGCCCTGCACCAGGCTTCGGACCTGCGCCCCGAGGATCCCGAGCCCCGCATGCTGCTGGCAGAGCTGCTGCTGGACGAGGAGGATCTCCAGGGCGCGCTGGAGGCGGCCCAGGAGGCCGTGGCCCGTCGCAAGGATGGCGAGACCCTGGTGCTGCTGGGCCAGGTCCACCTGGCCCGGGGTGAGAGTGCCCTCGCGGTACCCATCCTCAAGGAGGCCAGCGCCTACCTGCCCGGCGACCTCCACGTGCGGGAGTCCCTGGCCGAGGCCTACCTCCAGCAGGGCGACCGGTCCAAGGCCTTCGCCATCCTCCAGGAACTACTCATGCAGAATCCCGGCGACCCCCACCTCCTGCTCATGGTGGACGCCGAGGACCACCAGCAGCTGCGGGAGGCCCGGGACGGCAAGACCGGCACCCAGACCCTGCTGGACGAGGTCGAGACCCTGCTGGACGAGGAGCAGCTGGAGCCCGCCACCCTCCTCCTCAAGCGGGTCCGGCGCAAGGGCAAGAGCCAGCGCTCCGAGTGGCTGGACCTGCGGCTGGCCTTCCTCCGGAACCCGGAGAAGACCCTGAAGGCGGCCCTGGACTTCGCCTGCTCGGACCGGCACCCGCGCCTCTGCTTCCTGGCCCTGCGCCTGGCCCTGGAACACCTCATGGCCCAGAAGCGCGAGGCGGAGATCGCCCGGATCCTGGATGCCTTCCTCACCCGCCATCCGAAGAGCACCGGCGCCTGGGAGGCCGCGCTCATGCGCCAGGCCTACCGCCTCATGAACGGCCAGATCACGGACCAGGACCTGGTCGAGGTCCGCCGCCTCCACGCCCATCCCCTGCCGGGCATGGAACCCCGCGCCCGCACCCTGCTGGGCCAGTACCTCCTGGCCCTCAAGCGGCACCAGGAGGTGCTGGACCTGCTGGACCCCCTGCTGGAAAAGGAGCCCACCCTCATCAACCACTTCCAGCTGGGCGCCGCCCTGGCGGGCCTGGGCGAGCGGGAGGAGGCCCGGGCCCTGCTCAAGGCCGGGCTGGACGCCGAGCCCGGCGATCTCAACGATTCCCAGGCCAAGGGCGTGAAAAACCAGATCCGGGGACTTCTGAAGGAGCTGGACGGGGCTACGGAGGCCTGA